In the genome of Angustibacter sp. Root456, one region contains:
- a CDS encoding SCO2322 family protein, translated as MRSRSTSSRRARVSARTAVALLVVALAALVAAPQAQAAAYRYWGYFQLTNGTWAFAQKGPDQTVPKDGSVEGWRFAVADQSSTRTPRVTPTFDQLCSGKTTANGQKLVGLVVDFGRPADSSDGSTPPAPRGECVSVPQDATGSAVLAAAGLTLRVDKGLMCGIQNWPASGCGDPVAEVPAAAKSPDTSITLPAKASAANDAPDEDAPDEDAGGGGLPTAAWIGIAAVVVIAAGLGLMARRRSAGLDD; from the coding sequence ATGAGATCGAGATCCACGTCGTCCCGTCGCGCCCGCGTGAGCGCGCGCACCGCTGTCGCGCTGCTGGTCGTCGCGCTCGCCGCACTGGTGGCCGCACCCCAGGCGCAGGCGGCCGCCTACCGCTACTGGGGCTACTTCCAGCTCACGAACGGCACGTGGGCGTTCGCGCAGAAGGGCCCGGACCAGACGGTGCCGAAGGACGGCTCGGTCGAGGGCTGGCGGTTCGCCGTCGCCGACCAGTCGTCGACGCGCACGCCGCGCGTGACTCCGACCTTCGACCAGCTCTGCTCGGGCAAGACCACGGCCAACGGTCAGAAGCTCGTCGGCCTGGTCGTCGACTTCGGGCGCCCGGCCGACAGCAGCGACGGCAGCACGCCGCCGGCCCCGCGCGGCGAGTGCGTGAGCGTCCCTCAGGACGCCACCGGCTCCGCGGTGCTGGCGGCCGCCGGCCTGACGCTGCGCGTCGACAAGGGCCTGATGTGCGGCATCCAGAACTGGCCGGCGTCCGGCTGCGGTGACCCGGTCGCCGAGGTGCCCGCTGCGGCGAAGAGCCCGGACACGTCGATCACCCTGCCGGCCAAGGCGAGCGCGGCCAACGACGCCCCGGACGAGGACGCCCCGGACGAGGACGCCGGAGGTGGCGGACTGCCCACCGCGGCCTGGATCGGGATCGCCGCCGTCGTGGTCATCGCCGCCGGCCTCGGGCTGATGGCCCGCCGTCGCAGCGCGGGGCTGGACGACTGA